A window from Chitinophaga filiformis encodes these proteins:
- a CDS encoding efflux RND transporter permease subunit codes for MLKRFIERPVLSTVISIIIVTLGVLGLTSLPISQYPDIAPPTVQVQATYSGANADVVMKSVIVPLEQQINGVENMDYITSTAGNDGSANITISFKIGSDPNMAAVNVQNAVSRATPLLPQEVTRAGVTVQKKQTSTLLIFALYSDNPAFDQTFIQNYASINVLPVIKRIQGVGDASSPSVMDYSMRIWLNTQAMASYGLVPSDVTAALADQNIQAAPGQFGERGKQSFQYVITYPGTLTDPAQFGDIVIRSSVRGRILRLKDIARVELGALSYFNVGRVNGHPGVSVDVAQVAGSNAHQVIQQTLKALDDASKSFPSGLKYVVLQNVDDFLNASIDKVLHTLAEAFILVFIVVFIFLQDFRSTLIPAISVPVAIIGTFFFLKLFGFTINLLTLFAIILAIGIVVDDAIVVVEAVHAKLDEGYESAEKASTDALSEISGAIISITLVMSAVFIPVSFIGGSSGIFYKQFGLTLATAIVLSAINALTLSPALCALFLKPHHEEHKKKGMLQRFYTAFNTSFELLTARYRRSVAFLAKKVWIPLSTLGIFIVILYFLSKSTPTGFVPNEDLGAINCNIALPPDASLERTDAVARKVEQIARTIPEVNNVLSVTGRGQLSGNGNNYALVVMRLIPWSQRKRNVQTIIKELFTRTADITEAEIKFFAPPTIQGFGATNGFAFQLQDKTGGSIASFYKVGKDFLAALGDRPEIQFATTAFNPNFPQYTMTINVPKVKEAGLNVTDITGAMQGYYGGIYASNFNEFGQQYRVMVQASPEFRTTPETLNAVFVRTHDGQMVPITEFVTLTQTYGPQSITRFNLFNSISVNGTPNPSYSSGQAISAIQAVAAETLPQGYSFEYSGITREELTGGSQTIFIFLLCLVFVFLLLSAQYESYLLPFAILLTIPVGIAGTFLFINLFGISNNIYVQITLIMLIGLLAKNAILIVEYALERRKSGMGIVEAAVKGAEARLRPILMTSFAFILGLIPLMLATGAGANGNRSIGTGAVGGMLIGTTFGIFITPVLFILFQTLQEKISSKKRVI; via the coding sequence ATGTTAAAGCGATTTATAGAACGGCCGGTATTATCCACGGTAATATCCATTATTATCGTAACACTCGGGGTACTTGGGCTGACCTCATTGCCGATATCACAATATCCGGACATCGCCCCTCCTACCGTACAGGTACAGGCTACCTACAGCGGCGCAAACGCGGATGTTGTAATGAAGAGTGTGATTGTACCGCTGGAACAGCAGATCAATGGCGTGGAAAATATGGATTATATCACATCCACCGCTGGCAATGACGGCAGCGCCAATATCACTATCAGCTTCAAGATAGGCAGCGATCCTAATATGGCGGCGGTGAATGTACAGAATGCCGTATCGCGCGCTACTCCCCTGCTACCACAGGAAGTAACCCGTGCAGGTGTTACTGTTCAGAAGAAGCAGACCAGCACCCTGCTGATCTTTGCCTTGTATAGCGATAACCCTGCTTTCGACCAGACCTTCATACAGAATTACGCATCTATTAATGTGCTGCCGGTTATCAAGCGTATCCAGGGCGTAGGCGATGCCTCCTCGCCCAGCGTGATGGACTATTCCATGCGTATCTGGCTGAATACCCAGGCCATGGCATCGTATGGACTGGTACCTTCCGATGTCACAGCGGCCCTGGCCGATCAGAACATCCAGGCTGCACCAGGGCAGTTTGGCGAACGGGGCAAACAATCTTTCCAGTATGTGATCACTTATCCGGGTACATTGACCGATCCTGCACAGTTTGGAGATATTGTGATACGTTCCAGCGTGAGGGGTCGCATCCTCCGTCTGAAAGACATTGCCCGTGTGGAACTGGGTGCATTGAGTTATTTCAACGTGGGCCGCGTGAACGGACATCCCGGTGTTTCTGTAGACGTAGCACAGGTAGCTGGCTCCAACGCCCATCAGGTAATACAGCAAACACTGAAAGCCCTGGATGATGCATCTAAAAGCTTTCCCAGCGGTCTTAAGTACGTGGTTTTACAAAATGTAGATGACTTTCTGAATGCCTCTATCGACAAAGTATTACATACGCTGGCAGAGGCCTTCATACTTGTATTTATCGTCGTATTTATCTTCCTCCAGGATTTCCGTTCTACATTGATACCGGCTATTTCTGTGCCGGTAGCTATTATCGGTACTTTTTTCTTCCTGAAACTGTTTGGGTTCACCATCAACCTGCTGACACTTTTTGCTATCATACTGGCCATCGGGATTGTGGTTGACGACGCCATTGTGGTGGTGGAGGCTGTCCACGCCAAACTGGACGAAGGCTATGAATCGGCGGAGAAAGCCAGCACAGATGCACTCAGCGAAATATCAGGAGCGATCATCTCCATTACCCTGGTAATGTCTGCCGTATTTATTCCTGTAAGTTTCATCGGGGGATCCTCAGGTATATTCTACAAACAATTCGGCCTTACATTGGCAACCGCTATTGTCCTTTCCGCTATCAACGCGCTTACTCTAAGTCCGGCGCTCTGTGCTTTATTCCTGAAACCGCATCATGAAGAGCATAAGAAGAAAGGGATGCTGCAACGGTTCTATACAGCGTTCAATACTTCCTTCGAGCTGCTGACTGCCCGCTACAGGAGGTCTGTTGCCTTTCTGGCAAAGAAGGTATGGATACCGCTTTCCACGCTGGGCATCTTTATTGTCATATTATATTTCCTTTCGAAAAGCACGCCAACGGGTTTTGTACCCAATGAAGACCTGGGAGCCATCAACTGTAATATAGCCCTCCCGCCGGACGCCTCGCTTGAGCGTACAGATGCTGTGGCGCGGAAGGTGGAGCAAATTGCCAGAACCATTCCCGAAGTAAATAATGTACTCTCAGTTACCGGCCGCGGACAACTATCCGGCAATGGTAATAACTATGCATTGGTGGTAATGCGGCTTATTCCCTGGTCACAAAGGAAACGTAATGTGCAGACGATCATTAAAGAACTCTTCACCAGGACGGCAGATATTACAGAAGCAGAGATCAAGTTCTTTGCCCCTCCTACTATTCAGGGTTTCGGCGCTACGAACGGATTTGCTTTTCAGCTGCAGGATAAGACCGGAGGCAGCATCGCCAGCTTCTATAAAGTAGGTAAGGACTTCCTTGCCGCACTGGGCGACCGCCCCGAGATACAGTTTGCTACCACAGCATTCAATCCTAATTTTCCGCAATACACCATGACCATCAACGTGCCTAAAGTGAAAGAAGCTGGTTTGAACGTAACAGATATTACCGGAGCGATGCAGGGGTATTACGGCGGGATCTATGCTTCCAATTTCAACGAGTTCGGGCAGCAATACAGGGTAATGGTACAGGCCTCACCCGAGTTTCGTACAACACCGGAAACCCTCAATGCAGTGTTCGTACGCACGCACGACGGGCAAATGGTGCCTATCACGGAATTTGTGACACTGACACAGACCTATGGGCCACAGTCCATCACCCGCTTTAACCTGTTCAATTCCATCAGCGTAAACGGCACGCCTAATCCGTCTTATAGTTCAGGGCAGGCTATCAGCGCTATACAGGCTGTAGCGGCAGAAACGCTTCCACAGGGTTATAGCTTCGAATATTCCGGCATTACAAGAGAAGAACTGACGGGGGGCAGTCAGACGATATTTATATTCCTGTTGTGCCTTGTGTTCGTCTTCCTGCTGCTCAGCGCACAGTATGAAAGTTACCTGCTGCCTTTTGCCATATTGCTGACCATTCCCGTCGGAATCGCAGGCACCTTCCTGTTCATCAATCTCTTTGGTATCAGCAATAACATCTATGTACAGATCACACTTATTATGCTGATAGGTTTACTGGCCAAGAATGCCATTCTGATAGTGGAATATGCGCTTGAAAGGCGAAAGTCCGGAATGGGTATCGTTGAAGCAGCCGTAAAGGGTGCAGAAGCGCGGTTAAGACCTATTCTGATGACCTCCTTTGCGTTTATCCTGGGTCTTATTCCACTGATGCTTGCCACAGGAGCGGGCGCCAACGGCAACCGCTCGATAGGCACAGGGGCGGTAGGTGGTATGCTGATCGGCACCACTTTCGGGATCTTCATCACACCTGTTCTGTTTATCCTGTTCCAGACCTTGCAGGAGAAAATCAGCAGCAAAAAGCGAGTAATATGA
- a CDS encoding efflux RND transporter periplasmic adaptor subunit codes for MLIQLMACGNKKSSPAKNDVKTYPVLEMAYQQAEIDNDYPATIQGIQNIEIRPKIDGYVEDIYVDEGAAVKKGQLLFRINAPQYEQEVKTAEANIEIARADVNAAQMELNKVKPLVDKDIVSKYAEEAAQYTLQSRQAALTQARAALSNAKTNLSYTCIYSPADGVIGVLPYKIGSLINSTTPNPLTTVSNISKIYAYFSINEKQGLDFFTASKGRTMQEKLATLPPVTLVLANGTLLPDKGKVETASGLINTQTGALNMRATFPNPAGLVHSGSSALVRIPEKIDTALLVPQKATYQIQGKLFVYVLEAGNKVRSAEITSTASAGQAFVVTAGIRPGDKIVADGISSLREGLVIKPKPVSAADAFTLL; via the coding sequence ATGCTGATTCAACTTATGGCTTGTGGCAATAAGAAAAGCAGTCCTGCAAAAAATGATGTAAAGACGTACCCCGTGCTTGAAATGGCTTATCAGCAGGCGGAAATAGACAATGATTATCCAGCCACTATCCAGGGTATTCAGAACATTGAAATACGTCCCAAGATTGACGGCTATGTGGAAGATATCTATGTAGATGAGGGAGCAGCCGTAAAGAAGGGGCAATTGCTTTTCCGCATCAATGCACCGCAATATGAGCAGGAAGTTAAAACGGCGGAAGCCAACATCGAAATAGCGCGTGCAGATGTGAATGCGGCACAGATGGAGCTAAACAAGGTCAAACCGCTTGTAGACAAAGATATTGTCAGCAAATACGCGGAAGAAGCGGCGCAATACACCCTGCAATCCAGGCAGGCAGCGCTTACACAGGCAAGGGCTGCATTAAGCAATGCGAAAACGAACCTGAGCTATACGTGTATCTATAGCCCTGCCGATGGCGTGATCGGCGTACTACCTTACAAGATAGGTAGTCTTATCAACAGTACAACACCGAACCCTTTAACTACCGTATCCAATATCAGCAAGATCTATGCTTACTTTTCCATCAATGAGAAACAGGGGCTGGACTTCTTTACCGCATCCAAGGGGAGAACCATGCAGGAAAAGCTGGCAACGCTTCCTCCTGTAACATTAGTGCTTGCCAACGGAACACTGCTTCCGGACAAAGGAAAGGTAGAAACGGCCAGTGGTCTGATCAATACGCAGACCGGTGCATTGAATATGAGAGCTACCTTTCCTAATCCGGCAGGCCTGGTACATAGCGGTAGCAGCGCCCTTGTACGCATCCCGGAAAAGATCGATACAGCCTTGCTCGTTCCTCAGAAAGCCACCTACCAGATACAGGGGAAATTGTTTGTGTATGTGCTGGAAGCAGGCAATAAAGTACGGTCTGCCGAGATCACTTCCACAGCATCGGCAGGACAGGCGTTTGTTGTCACCGCAGGTATCAGGCCGGGCGACAAAATCGTTGCAGACGGGATATCTAGTTTAAGGGAAGGCCTGGTCATAAAACCGAAACCTGTCAGCGCAGCAGATGCATTCACCTTATTATGA